A single window of Nicotiana sylvestris chromosome 3, ASM39365v2, whole genome shotgun sequence DNA harbors:
- the LOC104227138 gene encoding CASP-like protein 4D1, which produces MATSKRTIINSIAVLRILTLASCAAALALIVTNNFKLDGDKTKFSDIKGFRYVLAAAAGGVLYSLIQLPFALYYAVKEKRLIKGDFLPMFDFYGDKVIAFFLASGVGVGFGVSIELKKFIDQLVDSFELLGVDGLEEFQDKSQKFLDRGIIASGILLVGFTTMAILTIFTSANRNGRGF; this is translated from the exons ATGGCAACTTCTAAGCGTACAATTATTAACTCAATTGCTGTACTGAGGATACTTACTCTAGCGTCGTGTGCGGCTGCCCTTGCGCTTATTGTTACAAACAATTTCAAATTAGATGGCGACAAAACCAAATTCAGTGACATCAAAGGCTTTAG GTATGTCTTAGCAGCCGCTGCAGGAGGAGTTCTGTATTCATTGATTCAGCTGCCTTTCGCACTGTATTATGCCGTCAAAGAGAAGAGGTTGATTAAGGGCGACTTTCTGCCGATGTTTGATTTTTACGGAGACAAG GTGATAGCGTTCTTCTTGGCAAGTGGAGTTGGCGTAGGATTTGGTGTCAGTATTGAACTGAAAAAATTCATAGACCAATTAGTTGACAGCTTTGAACTTTTAGGGGTAGATGGACTAGAGGAATTTCAGGACAAGAGCCAAAAGTTTCTGGACAGAGGAATTATTGCCAGTGGAATACTCCTCGTTGGTTTTACTACCATGGCTATACTCACCATTTTTACTTCTGCCAATCGCAATGGAAGAGGCTTCTAG
- the LOC104227136 gene encoding uncharacterized protein isoform X1: MLAWTGVTGLRLGAEQCVSATMGTAGAFYSVPLNHQFHRRPLLFGHLHQTPFLLPITWPLITSSRHKIIKLYFRRSSGSRLLVNPPRALFSSQHQGGSGSSEVDPDLRSVLELATDSELYELQRILFGPSYFSPLLKSVTKRDEIDDIMIGEDLEEREEFLSMLESRFLYLAADARSTLRGRRPSYREVLLGVREKLSIRCSAKLSTEDLEAEIFLYMLQEYSSSKESLDDSDGHGSLEFGLNKWKVQAVAAIKAGAEGARSIILKGGGVLTLGRIYSGLARRFSGKMLLEAANYQISREVLKKGGEVAALSLESRLAMLAAKKGLAGAASRYFGLRSMMTFLGPILWGTLLADVVIQMLGTDYARIVRAIYAFAQIRITRTYKTSDVQ; encoded by the exons ATGCTTGCGTGGACTGGAGTCACTGGACTGAGGTTGGGAGCAGAGCAGTGTGTGTCCGCAACAATGGGTACCGCCGGAGCTTTCTACTCCGTTCCGTTGAACCACCAATTCCACCGGCGGCCACTTCTTTTTGGCCATTTACATCAAACTCCCTTTCTCCTCCCTATCACTTGGCCACTCATCACTTCCTCTCGGCACAAA ATTATCAAATTATATTTCCGTCGAAGCTCCGGCTCAAGGCTCCTCGTGAATCCTCCCCGTGCCTTATTTTCAAGTCAACATCAAG GAGGGAGCGGCAGCAGTGAAGTTGATCCGGATCTTCGGTCCGTGCTTGAACTCGCGACTGATTCTGAACTCTATGAACTTCAAAGAATATTATTTGGTCCTAG TTACTTCAGTCCATTGTTGAAGTCAGTAACAAAGAGAGATGAAATTGATGACATTATGATTGGAGAAGACCTGGAAGAGAGGGAAGAATTTTTGTCGATGCTTGAATCGAGATTTTTATACCTTGCAGCTGATGCTCGCTCCACATTGAG GGGTAGGAGACCATCATATAGAGAGGTATTGCTTGGTGTCAGGGAAAAATTAAGTATAAGGTGTTCGGCCAAATTGTCGACAGAGGACCTGGAAGCAGAGATTTTTCTTTATATGCTGCAGGAGTACTCAAG TTCAAAAGAGAGCTTGGATGATTCTGATGGGCATGGTAGTCTAGAGTTTGGACTTAATAAGTGGAAGGTACAAGCTGTTGCCGCAATAAAAGCTGGGGCGGAAGGAGCCCGTTCAATAATATTAAAG GGTGGCGGGGTGCTAACATTGGGGAGGATATACAGCGGG TTAGCCAGGAGATTTTCTGGAAAGATGCTATTGGAGGCTGCCAACTATCAGATAAGTAGGGAAGTCCTTAAAAAG GGTGGAGAAGTGGCGGCTCTTAGCCTGGAGTCCAGATTGGCCATGCTGGCTGCAAAAAAG GGCTTAGCAGGTGCTGCCTCCCGTTACTTTGGTCTAAGGAGCATGATGACATTTCTTGGTCCAAT TCTGTGGGGAACACTTCTAGCAGATGTTGTCATTCAGATGCTTGGAACTGATTATGCTAGAATTGTCCGAGCAATTTATGCGTTCGCCCAG atcCGAATCACCCGCACATACAAAACATCTGATGTTCAGTAA
- the LOC104227136 gene encoding uncharacterized protein isoform X2, with translation MIGEDLEEREEFLSMLESRFLYLAADARSTLRGRRPSYREVLLGVREKLSIRCSAKLSTEDLEAEIFLYMLQEYSSSKESLDDSDGHGSLEFGLNKWKVQAVAAIKAGAEGARSIILKGGGVLTLGRIYSGLARRFSGKMLLEAANYQISREVLKKGGEVAALSLESRLAMLAAKKGLAGAASRYFGLRSMMTFLGPILWGTLLADVVIQMLGTDYARIVRAIYAFAQIRITRTYKTSDVQ, from the exons ATGATTGGAGAAGACCTGGAAGAGAGGGAAGAATTTTTGTCGATGCTTGAATCGAGATTTTTATACCTTGCAGCTGATGCTCGCTCCACATTGAG GGGTAGGAGACCATCATATAGAGAGGTATTGCTTGGTGTCAGGGAAAAATTAAGTATAAGGTGTTCGGCCAAATTGTCGACAGAGGACCTGGAAGCAGAGATTTTTCTTTATATGCTGCAGGAGTACTCAAG TTCAAAAGAGAGCTTGGATGATTCTGATGGGCATGGTAGTCTAGAGTTTGGACTTAATAAGTGGAAGGTACAAGCTGTTGCCGCAATAAAAGCTGGGGCGGAAGGAGCCCGTTCAATAATATTAAAG GGTGGCGGGGTGCTAACATTGGGGAGGATATACAGCGGG TTAGCCAGGAGATTTTCTGGAAAGATGCTATTGGAGGCTGCCAACTATCAGATAAGTAGGGAAGTCCTTAAAAAG GGTGGAGAAGTGGCGGCTCTTAGCCTGGAGTCCAGATTGGCCATGCTGGCTGCAAAAAAG GGCTTAGCAGGTGCTGCCTCCCGTTACTTTGGTCTAAGGAGCATGATGACATTTCTTGGTCCAAT TCTGTGGGGAACACTTCTAGCAGATGTTGTCATTCAGATGCTTGGAACTGATTATGCTAGAATTGTCCGAGCAATTTATGCGTTCGCCCAG atcCGAATCACCCGCACATACAAAACATCTGATGTTCAGTAA